One Besnoitia besnoiti strain Bb-Ger1 chromosome VIII, whole genome shotgun sequence DNA segment encodes these proteins:
- a CDS encoding RNB family domain-containing protein (encoded by transcript BESB_082310): protein MSRKSANPPPSSASDREKQFEEYVSAEEARAGLESGRFVKGSLRVNARQPNDAYVYDGDDVSAADFLIAGRRDRNRAVHGDTVFLQVHDYRQWKLYSDAFSFCDSAEVTGPRGPLEGDAKDPSASARKNDSPTEAECLQLVKEGRMLRTARVVFVETRALTDSEKEHLLPPLAEEPRGRADALPKDEKRLDSEEHPAAGAQPAPAREALSPPWMRRRLLRNRQFICTLRANNMRYGVAPEDDTLVRPNATLLRAIPLDSRINWILVPLKEAQKWEKLPGPLDKQRLYLVNVDAWDVYNILPRGSLLAYIGAADSIQTIERFCMMNNDLQIHMLPHSTEILEETDAIVERAEKEFEEEAKKRVDLRGRRRVLTIDPASARDLDDAVHLHRVPPSCWTGHEPEFEIGVHIADVSHFLQPLCRTDEEARNRCTTVYLKHVVFPMLPRALCDALCSLHPGWPKLTFSVTFRVREDGSLVEAWRPRFYRSVIESCCRFNYDEVQVLIDEGDIPEQARPLVSQPSSAPELTLADCGCFVSLSSCTRQSAPHSLSFLSTSSHSSSSLSPEERRARETSCFPFSPYGDLATFRACCGRCAACCRCAGAAEENSQKIAKISQAAGGAENVHLTQRAGSVAPERGAGKRASADACWEAIVEDLKLLDKLTTAIRSRRFESGSIMLHKMTLRFELDARSQPIGWTEEEHARSHSLIEELMLLANCLVARRLIDSPFADLAVLRSHSALAEKQVKPLSAFLSKRGISSDFSSSKAVQVTLGGVQTSHGVAAAVAVEALLRKSLKLALYYVRGDTQHPHFALNFTEYTHFTSPIRRYADVLVHRLLACALEWERVEKSSAFASSPSSSSVSSSSLPEAEAEGALSPTLLDFRKQMEAATGSREQLEEICGLCNAKKLNSKNAQQCCGHLFLSVLLKARREPYATAGVVLLLQDKSLVAFLPLLDKEQRITFQGESARSQVFRPVPDDLQKTVQLPADFRLPNGNEVEVTWVNPATNEVTVQKLQAFSPVPVYALPTTSVPPSLVFALISPFSPDFGRVKATENAVFSRFLHEAVNRDGCSQARKRGEVVTENVNTDIAKSIPNQVYAYS, encoded by the exons GGCTCTTTGCGAGTGAACGCGCGCCAGCCAAACGACGCGTACGTCtacgacggcgacgacgtctccgccgccgacttCCTCATCGCAG gccgccgcgacagaaACCGCGCGGTTCATGGGGACACTGTTTTCCTGCAG gTCCACGACTATCGGCAATGGAAGCTTTACTCCGACGCCTTCTCGTTCTGCGACTCTGCAGAAGTGACAGGGCCGCGCGGCCCTttggagggcgacgcgaaggacccctccgccagcgcgcgcaaGAATGACTCCCCG ACTGAGGCCGAGTGTCTGCAACTCGTCAAGGAAG GGCGAATGTTGCGCACAGCGCGCGTGGTGTTTgtcgagacgcgcgcgctgaCCGACTCAGAGAAAGAGcatcttcttccgcctctcgcagAGGAGCCCCGGGGACGTGCAGACGCGCTCCCTAAGGACGAGAAGCGACTCGACAGCGAAGAACACCCAGCGGCGGGAGCGCAGCCTGCACCAGCGCGTGAGGCGTTATCTCCGCCTTGGATGCGCAGGAGACTCCTTCGCAACCGGCAGTTCATATGCACGCTGCGCGCAAACAATATG CGCTACGGAGTCGCGCCGGAGGACGACACACTCGTCCGCCCCAACGCGACGCTCCTGCGTGCGATTCCACTCG ACTCGCGAATCAACTGGATTCTGGTGCCTctgaaggaggcgcagaagtgGGAGAAGCTCCCCGGGCCCCTGGACAAGCAGCGCCTCTACCTCGTCAACGTCGACGCCTGGGACGTGTACAACATCCTGCCGCGAG GCAGCCTTTTGGCATACATCGGCGCGGCCGACTCAATTCAGACTATTGAGAGG TTCTGCATGATGAATAACGACCTGCAGATCCACATGCTGCCGCACAGCACCGAAATCCTCGAAGAGACGGATGCCATCGTcgagcgcgcagagaaggaattCG aggaagaggcgaagaaacgcgTGGATCTCAGAG gccgccggcgcgtgctgACGATTGATCCAGCGTCCGCGCGAGacctcgacgacgccgtcCATCTGCATCGCGTCCCGCCTTCGTGCTGGACAGGGCACGAACCCGAGTTCGAGATCGGCGTCCACATCGCAGACGTTTCGCACTTCCTTCAGCCCCTCTGCAGGAcggacgaggaagcgcggaaTCGGTGCACCACGGT gTACCTCAAACACGTCGTCTTCCCgatgctgccgcgcgccctctgcgacgcgcTGTGCAG cctccATCCCGGCTGGCCTAAGCTGACATTCTCAGTGACcttccgcgtgcgcgaggaCGGAAGTCTCGTCGAGGCCTGGAGGCCGCGCTTCTACAGATCG gTCATTGAGAGCTGCTGCCGGTTCAACTACGACGAG GTTCAAGTCTTGATCGACGAGGGCGACATCCCggagcaggcgcgcccgctggTCTCGcagccttcttctgcgccggaGTTAACCCTCGCGGACtgcggctgcttcgtctctctcagcTCCTGTACGCGGCAGTCCGCCCCCCactctctttcttttttgTCTACTTCCTCTcattcgtcttcttctttgtcACCtgaagagcggcgcgcgagagagacttcGTGTTTCCCTTTTTCGCCATATGGCGACTTGGCGACtttccgcgcctgctgcggtcggtgcgcggcgtgctgcagatgcgcgggcgcggcggaagagaaTTCGCAAAAAATCGCGAAAATTTCCcaagccgcgggcggcgcagaaaaCGTCCATTTgacgcagcgcgcaggcTCTGTGGCACCCGAGAGAGGGGCTGGGAagcgcgcctctgctgacGCTTGCTGGGAGGCGATCGTCGAGGACCTGAAGCTCCTGGACAAGCTGACGACGGCGATTCGGAGTCGACGCTTTGAG AGCGGCTCGATTATGCTCCACAAGATGACGCTGCGTTTCGAGTTAGATGCGCGCTCGCAGCCGATCGGATGGACTGAAGAAGAG cACGCGCGGTCGCACTCGCTCATTGAGGAGTTGATGCTTCTGGCGAactgcctcgtcgcgcgccgcctcatcGACAGTCCGTTCGCAG ATCTCGCAGTCCTCCGCTCCCACTCTGCCCTGGCGGAGAAGCAGGTCAAGCCGCTGAGTGCCTTCCTCAG caAGAGGGGCATTTCTTCGGATTTTTCCTCTTCGAAGGCCGTTCAAGTCACGCTGGGGGGCGTTCAGACCAGccacggcgtcgccgcggccgtcgctgtcgaggcgctgctgaggAAGTCGCTCAAGCTCGCGCTCTACTACGTGCGCGGCGACACACAGCACCCTCACTTTGCCTTGAATTTCACAGAATACACTCACTTTACCTCACCCATTAG GCGCTACGCGGACGTCCTCGTtcaccgcctcctcgcctgcgcactCGAATGGGAGCGCGTCGAAAagtcctccgccttcgcttcgtctccttcatcgtcttctgtgtcttcttcatccttgcctgaggcagaggcggagggcgcacTATCGCCGACACTCCTGGATTTCCGCAAACAAATGGAAGCTGCGACGGGATCCCGA GAGCAGCTCGAAGAAATCTGCGGACTCTGCAATGCGAAGAAACTCAACTCGAAAAACGCGCAGCAGTGCTGCGGCCAC TTGTTCCTATCAGTTCTGttgaaggcgcgcagagagccctACGCAACCGCAG GCGTTGtgttgctgctgcaggacaAGTCTCTGGTTGCGTTCCTTCCGCTCCTCGATAAAGAGCAG CGAATCACCTTCCAGGGCGAGAGTGCGCGATCGCAGGTCTTCCGCCCCGTGCCAGACGACCTCCAG AAGACCGTCCAACTTCCTGCCGACTTTCGTTTGCCGAATGGAAACGAG GTTGAAGTCACGTGGGTGAATCCGGCGACGAATGAAGTGACGGTTCAGAAACTCCAG gCCTTCTCCCCCGTGCCCGTGTACGCCCTGCCAACGACCTCTGTGCCGCCGAGCTTGGTCTTTGCGCTCATTTCGCCGTTTTCTCCTGACTTCGGCCGCGTgaaggcgacagaaaacgcag TTTTTTCGCGCTTCCTG CATGAAGCAGTGAACAGGGACGGTTGTTCGCAGGCTCGCAAGAGGGGAGAAGTGGTCACTGAAAACGTGAATACGGATATCGCGAAAAGCATTCCTAACCAAGTTTATGCCTACA GCTAA
- a CDS encoding hypothetical protein (encoded by transcript BESB_082300), whose product MAELLLEWLNSLPLSRRVTSLERDFASGYMLAEVLFALKQLESLAPFVDSSSPHAQAENFRLLAPVFRRLDVRCDSRIMAAVLAQQEGAALRLLFQLKLALSRFSRNGGRAPADLARINAPAKPVAFEAFQAKFIDSRLKNVVKPRRGLSQEPAKAHKERECGETSAGRAPFEGAACAEEDAKAGRSSAPASGRTAPGVSPARAVPRSDASDKALGDGGRVRTRPAAERGAEDAGAGAARRGGSAEATRHGSTERGTRERKELEAEILRRKLLVEARVKADRQRKAAAKLQATREEMQKGIESFEMNLQRRGLLATGSASFSAPSSSHLSASLETNATQTGASPSTSLPSPPAAASVGASVRPRPSSLDAELLRRLPSASACRRENAEMMARLRASRSAQEIARREREKRRQKLLLEQTQAHADLAAEAITEKLVGNVFRRLSRRAEAVEEAVRKVRQLEEVLTQNRALRDSRVASQREKDSAAHEARAEQVALEAQEKLRRDVQLEAQQCREWKRRMKACKRARLVAECGEIVDLLLELVAAASQFHRARDAAIDPRTWREWLTGFTEGSSPFAQQTPAAAEKKAAVGAGRAASRRGADLSEDARAEKGACEGDGERGEAIAADFEGRPLAPGFAFLRVPSPPRAEVERGARLLPQDFPHAEDAPLEAKLNQDTLVRYINALGEFDPEANVAAAPEAFAFSSAPGASAAAASASTVSAGEGADAEGEPERSAALDRAAVLKELLRRNDACGGAAVEGFPQGACDVSGDAAGDPAGDPAGDAAALSGLGGLVGALLESLHTEAPCAAPGDLPAHVLKIVVTGKPFAGKKTLARKLAHKYRLHVLSLEEILAQSMHAAPDFRADEPEAPRQPPPLASHAPSETLAAVAEEDAPEQSPPAELASTDAPPRQSPACSSRVGGAVPAAAPLSSCSLSELRARACETLRSGEKLSDSLSVELLVAKVKQLFAATTPASVARLLELAPIEGGEAGVKAEKASGGKGKLGRKAHAPERQGAGQREAASGSEEEAEKKLGWILVGFPQTYEQCVSLEERLSGYVAPDRRPANALQRKKERASLVVPIPQQPPVEATPIEGGVDLHFHLEVSTEEAVLRARSAFQSPGVHEKLVARGGAESPAATKPAADEALRAPAKLSVAAECCHLDIQHNVSRAFLQRFGSPEVGPRLVVLPATSETETMQAASEKVELALARKRKALANAASSEEPVKAEQLSRDEVAAETQEDSDAGAMWRERVNRLEDPVKHFLLAQWRALERDYTSVLARVFSWNRRTRTDFGESLVALQLHFIQLLEEPDGRQELVNKFLVDYNAFVAELSRSLHLDRVKEELHQRVEDLVEALWQEIDARRSDAANELLQLAELQWINAICECLAVQTEGLVEAEIQRYLALEAFATDAYYNLMGACMPERRKAPADLGALREASQAAAQQAVVVFFKPKQEGAESPAPRSWQTHLLENLEANAWEHLVPLADFEDYIPNIQETDKKKPAKAKVPKKEPKPRALPSLFSELQRLRLELQVQLVTRVRSACIWGSSRLFEAANACGEVFAHMSDWLVAKSLAEHAAVKELATRLKICIENEKPVPHYMQLEGTQLLLDPNAVLCAPPRLPAPVFVPEVPADLFTVKQLRELTAELKQVTTNGLVSTIALREILLRRLTQSKCFLTPHFPRTWLSASVSQICLVPEFFDISGGCVDPLEFLLSLALGSAGWPDTRQLLQLRSSVSRASTLPLGSGGTAEGWPLEELVSADEFSRLDFSDWIPVPSPPDAGGAAHATAPEDAVFEGDAPASGCALVELLFEIFVAFQTRYNVRACAEDIRLLRELEYWRDPDTTTAAASGSAETRAVNPPNAKNAHTSSAAPSLRTNSSRGGGFPFQEEDAFGGSAAASSEGNRSPRSARVSPRAHTPLERRASQSSASGHPENADVNARPAPRSLAPNSGADSPGLSGADAHPSELGGAQELAEGAEASRSDVSEATAARLDAENRRTHAECQALNEEEKIGLLDEEERRNQAKCDSLYVRRFIGYLSLGTTPEDGLERFLAACTDRESLSSPSALRREDSLALIDVYTACLSMGVRPALEAVPLPAQIPFGVFKKRLHAEGRVFITGSAGEENGDEASRGSCEAERCKERVKILDFLESSVAAETLARVGSIHARRDVNEFLNAANAP is encoded by the exons ATGGCGGAGTTGCTGTTGGAGTGGCTGAACAGCCTGCCTCTGTCGAGGCGCGTAACGAGCCTGGAGCGCGACTTTGCGAGCGGCTACATGCTGGCGGAGGTGTTGTTTGCGCTCAAGCAGCTGGAGAGCCTTGCGCCGTTCGTCGACAGCTCTTcaccgcatgcgcaggcggagaatttccgccttctcgccccggtgtttcgccgcctcgacgtCAGGTGCGACTCCCGCATCATGGCGGCCGTCCTCGCGCAgcaagaaggcgccgcgctgcggctcctcttCCAGTTGaagctcgcgctctcgcgcttctcgcggaACGGCGGACGGGCGCCTGCTGACCTCGCGCGCATCAACGCGCCCGCCAAACCCGTCGCGTTCGAGGCCTTCCAGGCGAAGTTCATCGACTCGCGGCTCAAAAACGTTGTCAAGCCGCGGAGGGGGCTGAGCCAGGAACCAGCCAAGGCGCACAAAGAGCGAGAGTGCGGCGAGACCTCCGCAGGTCGGGCTCCCTTCGAGGgtgccgcgtgcgcagaggaggacgcgaaggcagggcgaagctccgcgcccgcctcaggGCGAACAGCCcccggcgtctcgcctgcgcgcgcggtgcCTCGCTCAGACGCAAGCGATAAGGCGCTCGGCGATGGAGGCAGAGTGCGAACACGacctgcggcggagagaggcgccgaggacgcgggaGCTGGTGCGGCCAGAAGGGGCGgatctgcagaggcgacgcgccacGGAAGTACGGAGCGAGGGAcacgagagaggaaagaactTGAGGCGGAAATCCTCCGCCGGAAGCTTctcgtggaggcgcgcgtgaaAGCCGACAGgcagcggaaggccgcggccaagctgcaggcgacgcgcgaagagATGCAGAAAGGCATTGAAAGCTTCGAAATGAATCTCCAGCGCCGAGGCCTTCTCGCGACGGGATccgcctctttctccgcgccctcgagctcccatctctccgcttcgctaGAGACTAACGCGACCCAgaccggcgcgtcgccctccacgtctttgccttctccgcccgcagcagcctctgTGGGTGCGTCTGTGCGGCCACGGCCGAGTTCACTCGacgcggagctgctgcggcggctgccgtcgGCGAGCGCATGTCGCCGCGAGAACGCGGAGATGatggcgcggctgcgcgcgtcgcgcagtgCTCAGGAGATTGCGCGCagggagcgcgagaagcgccggcAGAAGTTGCTCCTggagcagacgcaggcgcacgcagacctcgcggcggaggccatCACGGAGAAGCTCGTGGGGAACGTGTttcggcggctgtcgcggcgcgctgagGCCGTCGAGGAGGCAGTGCGGAAGGTTCGCCAGCTGGAGGAGGTGCTCACACAAaaccgcgcgctgcgggattcgcgcgtcgccagccagCGGGAGAAAGACTCAGCCGCgcacgaggcgcgagccgagcaagtcgcgctggaggcgcaagAGAAGCTCCGCAGAGACGTGcagctcgaggcgcagcagtGCCGCGAGTGGAAGCGCCGCATGAAGGCCTGCAAACGCGCCCGGCTGGTCGCCGAATGCGGCGAAATCGTGGACTTGCTTCTCGAGCTGGTCGCCGCAGCTTCTCAGTTCCatcgcgcccgcgacgccgccatCGACCCACGCACCTGGCGCGAGTGGTTGACCGGGTTCACCGAGGGCAGTTCGCCGTttgcgcagcagacgccggctgccgctgagaagaaggccgctgttggcgcaggccgcgcggcttcgcggcgaggcgccgacctcagcgaggacgcgcgcgcggagaagggagcctgcgagggcgacggagagagaggggaggcaATCGCTGCGGACTTCGAGGGacgccctctcgcgcctggcTTCGCGTTTCTCCGTGTCCCcagccctccgcgcgctgaGGTAGAgcgtggcgcgcgcctcctgccgcaGGACTTCccgcacgcggaggacgcaccGCTGGAGGCGAAGTTGAACCAGGACACGCTCGTTCGATACATCAACGCCCTGGGCGAGTTCGACCCCGAGGCGaacgtcgcggccgcgccggaggccttcgcgttctcctctgctcccggcgcgtcggccgccgccgccagcgcctcgactgtgagcgcgggcgagggcgcggacgcggagggagagccTGAGAGGTCTGCGGCACTCGACAGAGCCGCGGTGCTGAAGGAGCTCCTCAGACGCAacgacgcctgcggcggcgctgccgtgGAGGGCTTCCCTCAGGGAGCGTGCGACGTgtctggcgacgcggcaggcgatCCGGCAGGCGAtccggcgggcgacgcggcggcgctcagcggcctcggcggcctcgtcggcgcgctgctcgaGAGCCTCCACACCGAGGCGCCTTGTGCCGCGCCCGGCGACCTCCCTGCGCACGTTCTGAAGATCGTTGTGACTGGTAAGCCGTTCGCGGGAAAGAAAACTCTGGCGCGCAAGCTCGCGCACAAGTACCGCCTCCACGTGCTGTCGCTTGAAGAGATCCTCGCGCAGAGCAtgcacgccgcgcccgacTTTCGCGCCGACGAGCCCGAGGCACCGCGGCAGCCCCCGCCCCTTGCGTCGCACGCGCCCTCGGAAACTCTCGCGGCAgtcgccgaggaggacgcgcccgAGCAGAGTCcgcccgcggagctcgcctccacagacgcgccgccgaggcagagcCCTGCCTGCAGCTCTCGCGTTGGGGGTGCCgtgcccgccgctgcgccgctttCGTCGTGTTCGCTGAGCGAGCTGAGGGCACGCGCCTGTGAGACTCTGCGCAGCGGGGAGAAGCTCAGCGACAGCCTGTCTGTCGAGCTGCTGGTGGCCAAAGTGAAACAGCTCTTCGCAGCTACTACTcccgcgagcgtcgcgcggctcctcgagctcgcgccgATCGAGGGCGGTGAGGCCGGCGtcaaggcggagaaggcgtcgGGCGGAAAAGGCAAACTCGGGCggaaggcgcatgcgccggagCGTCAGGGGGCGgggcagcgagaggccgcgagtgggagcgaggaggaagctgaAAAGAAGCTCGGCTGGATCCTCGTGGGCTTTCCACAAACCTACGAACAGTGTGTCTCCCTCGAGGAGAGGCTCTCGGGCTACGTCGCACCGGATCGACGACCCGCgaacgcgctgcagagaaaaaaggaaaggGCGTCTCTCGTCGTGCCCATTCCTCAGCAGCCGCCCGTCGAAGCG ACTCCAATCGAAGGCGGAGTCGACTTGCACTTTCACCTCGAGGTCTccacggaggaggcggtcCTGCGGGCTCGAAGCGCCTTCCAGTCTCCAGGGGTTCACGAAAAACTCGTTGCGAGAGGCGGGGCTGAGAGTCCTGCCGCTACAAAgcctgctgcagacgaggccctacgagcgccagcgaaa ctctcCGTCGCGGCCGAGTGCTGCCACCTCGACATCCAGCATAACGTTTCGCGGGCGTTCCTGCAGCGATTCGGATCGCCGGAA GTTGGACCCCGGCTCGTCGTTCTTCCTGCGACGTCTGAGACCGAAACCATGCAAGCTGCATCTGAGAAA GTGGAGCTCGCGCTAGCGCGGAAGAGAAAGGCGTtggcgaacgcggcgagcTCCGAGGAGCCTGTCAAGGCTGAGCAACTCTCCCGCGATGAAGTAGCCGCGGAAACTCAAGAAG ACTCTGACGCGGGTGCGATgtggcgcgagcgcgtcaaCCGCTTGGAAGACCCCGTGAAGCACTTCCTCCTTGCGCAGTGGAGAGCTCTCGAGCGAGACTACACGTCTGTCCTGGCGAGA GTTTTTTCGTGGAATCGCCGCACGCGAACCGACTTTGGAGAAAGCCTCGTTGCTCTGCAGCTTCACTTCATTCAGTTGCTCGAGGAGCCCGACGGCAGGCAGGAGCTCGTGAACAAATTTCTTGTCGACTACAATGCGTTCGTCGCGGAGCTGTCGAGAAGTCTCCACCTCGATCGAGTCAAG GAGGAACTTCATCAGCGCGTCGAGGATCTCGTGGAGGCTCTGTGGCAAGAGAtcgacgcccgccgcagcgacgccgcgaacgagctgctgcagctggccGAGCTGCAGTGGATCAACGCGATCTGCGAGTGCCTCGCAGTGCAGACAGAAGGCCTCGTCGAGGCAGAAATCCAGAG GTACCTCGCCCTGGAGGCGTTTGCGACAGACGCGTACTACAACTTGATGGGTGCTTGCATGCCTGAGAGGCGAAAAGCTCCCGCGGATCTCGGCGCACTCAGAGAGGCctcgcaggctgcggcgcagcaggcggtcgtcgtcttcttcaagCCGAAACaagaaggcgccgagagccCCGCGCCGAGGTCCTGGCAGACGCATCTGCTCGAG AATCTTGAGGCGAACGCGTGGGAGCACCTCGTTCCGCTCGCGGACTTCGAGGACTATATTCCCAACATCCAGGAGACGGATAAGAAGAAGCCGGCCAAAGCGA AGGTGCCGAAGAAGGAGCCGAAGCCGCGGGCGTTGCCTTCGTTGTTCTCGGAGcttcagcggctgcggctggagCTTCAGGTTCAGCTCGTGACGCGCGTGCGGAGTGCCTGCATCTGGGGGTCGTCGCGGTTGTTTGAGGCCGCGAACGCATGCGGCGAAGTCTTTGCGCACATGAGCGACTGGCTGGTCGCCAAGTCCCTCGCGGAGCATGCCGCCGTAAAGGAGCTCGCCACCCGTCTCAAAATCTGCATCGAAAACGAAAAACCCGTTCCCCACTACATGCAGCTGGAAG GGACTCAGCTGCTTTTGGATCCGAACGCGGTTCtctgtgcgccgccgcgtctgcctgcgccaGTTTTTGTGCCGGAGGTGCCAGCCGACCTCTTCACggtgaagcagctgcgcgagttGACTGCGGAGTTGAAGCAAGTCACGACGAACGGCCTAGTCTCCACGATCGCTCTCCGC GAGATTCTGTTGCGCCGGCTGACGCAGTCCAAGTGCTTCCTCACGCCGCACTTTCCCCGAACTTGGCTCAGCGCCTCCGTGTCACAGATTTGTCTCGTCCCTGAGTTCTTCGACATCTCGGGGGGCTGCGTAGATCCCCTCgagttcctcctctccctcgcgctcggctcCGCCGGCTGGCCTGACACGCGCCAGCTGCTTCAG ctgcgcagctccgtgtcgcgcgcctctaCGCTTCCGCTTGGCTCCGGGGGCACCGCGGAGGGCTGGCCGCTGGAGGAGCTCGTTTCTGCGGACGAGTTCTCGCGGCTCGACTTCTCAGACTGGATTCCCGTCCCGTCCCCCCcagacgcaggcggggcGGCACATGCGACGGCACCGGAGGATGCGGTATtcgaaggcgacgcaccCGCTTCAGGCTGTGCCCTTGTCGAGCTCCTCTTTGAAATCTTTGTCGCCTTCCAAACGCGCTACAACGTGCGGGCGTGCGCCGAAGACATTCGCCTCCTCAGGGAGTTGGAGTACTGGCGCGACCCAGACACCAccacggcggcggcctcggggtcggctgagacgcgcgcggTGAATCCGCCGAATGCCAAGAACGCCCATAcatcttccgcggcgccctctttGCGCACAaacagcagccgcgggggggggTTTCCGTTCCAGGAAGAAGATGCCTTTgggggctccgcggccgcaagcAGCGAGGGCAATCGCAGccctcgctcggcgcgcgtctcgccgcgcgcgcacacgccgctcgagaggcgagcgagccaATCGAGTGCCTCTGGGCATCCTGAAAACGCAGACGTGAACGCGCGTCCCGCGCCTCGAAGTCTCGCGCCGAACTCGGGTGCGGACAGCCCCGGCCtgagcggcgccgacgcgcatcCAAGCGAGCTCGGGGGCGCGCAGGAGCttgcggagggcgcagaggcctcacGCAGCGATGTaagcgaggcgaccgcagcgcggctcgacgcagaaaaccggcgcacgcatgcggaATGCCAGGCGCTAAATGAGGAAGAAAAAATCGGCCTTCTggacgaggaagaacgcAGAAATCAAGCGAAATGCGATAGC